The Candidatus Anoxymicrobium japonicum genome includes a region encoding these proteins:
- a CDS encoding 30S ribosomal protein S10, protein METAKKTGATISGPVPLPTEKNIYCVIRSPHVNKDSREHFEIRTHKRLIDIMDPAPATVDALMGMDLPAGVDIEIKL, encoded by the coding sequence GTGGAGACGGCCAAAAAGACAGGCGCGACGATCTCGGGCCCTGTGCCGTTGCCGACTGAGAAAAACATTTACTGCGTCATACGGTCTCCTCATGTAAACAAGGATTCGCGCGAGCATTTCGAGATTCGGACGCACAAGCGGTTGATAGACATCATGGATCCTGCCCCGGCGACGGTTGATGCTCTGATGGGCATGGATCTCCCGGCAGGCGTGGACATAGAGATCAAGCTCTGA
- a CDS encoding 50S ribosomal protein L3 encodes MNKAIIGEKLGMTQLFKDDLLVPVTVLRVGPCVVTQLKSKEKDGYEAVQVGFGEIPHEKVERKINMPMRGHFNKAKVPPQRFLAELPLDPKAYKVGARFAVEFKEGDHADVTSVSKGKGFAGVVKRYGFAGGPASHGSRFHRAPGSIGQCASPSKVFKGKKLPGRMGGEKVTVLNLQVVEVDSEKGLMMVKGAVPGVRGGIVLVRESVKAGGGKGKR; translated from the coding sequence ATGAACAAAGCGATAATTGGCGAGAAACTGGGTATGACGCAGTTGTTCAAGGACGATTTGCTGGTGCCTGTCACGGTGCTCAGGGTAGGTCCGTGCGTTGTAACGCAGCTCAAGTCAAAGGAGAAAGACGGATACGAAGCTGTCCAGGTGGGATTTGGCGAGATTCCTCATGAAAAGGTCGAGCGCAAGATTAACATGCCGATGAGGGGCCACTTCAATAAGGCAAAGGTTCCACCGCAAAGGTTCCTCGCGGAGTTGCCGTTGGATCCAAAGGCGTACAAGGTGGGCGCGAGGTTTGCCGTGGAGTTCAAGGAAGGCGACCACGCCGACGTAACCAGCGTAAGCAAGGGAAAGGGTTTCGCCGGCGTCGTCAAGCGCTACGGGTTCGCGGGAGGTCCGGCCTCGCACGGGTCCAGGTTCCACCGCGCTCCAGGCTCGATCGGGCAGTGCGCGTCCCCATCGAAGGTCTTCAAGGGGAAGAAGCTTCCGGGGCGTATGGGTGGCGAGAAAGTGACAGTTCTGAACCTGCAAGTGGTAGAAGTGGACAGTGAGAAGGGACTGATGATGGTGAAAGGCGCCGTTCCAGGTGTTCGGGGCGGCATAGTACTTGTCCGGGAGTCTGTGAAGGCCGGCGGCGGAAAAGGCAAGCGGTGA
- a CDS encoding 50S ribosomal protein L4, whose translation MSVKAPLKNVEGNTVGEVELSGEYFGVKPNKYAIHQVVRMQRAAARAGTASTKTRAEARGGGVKPWRQKGTGRARAGSCRSPIWKGGGVVFGPKPRDYSFRVPRKVRRLAFCSALSDAASDDRVTVLEDFALSTPSTSVAVEILGKLDMHGKIMVVVGEDDLNVEKSFRNLAHVETFLSSEVNTYDILRFDSLLLLKGALDKLQGERK comes from the coding sequence ATGAGCGTGAAGGCACCTCTAAAGAACGTCGAAGGAAACACGGTGGGAGAAGTTGAGCTCTCAGGCGAGTACTTCGGCGTCAAACCAAACAAGTATGCGATCCATCAGGTTGTGCGGATGCAACGCGCGGCTGCGAGGGCTGGCACAGCCTCGACGAAAACGCGCGCCGAGGCGCGAGGCGGCGGCGTCAAGCCGTGGCGGCAGAAGGGCACCGGCAGAGCCCGCGCCGGCAGCTGCCGCTCACCGATATGGAAGGGCGGAGGAGTCGTGTTCGGGCCGAAGCCGAGGGACTATTCTTTCCGGGTTCCCAGAAAAGTGCGCCGCCTGGCGTTCTGCTCGGCCCTGTCAGATGCCGCCAGCGATGACCGCGTCACGGTGCTCGAGGATTTCGCGCTCTCAACGCCATCAACCAGTGTCGCGGTAGAGATACTGGGCAAGCTGGACATGCACGGCAAAATCATGGTTGTCGTAGGAGAGGACGACTTGAATGTCGAGAAGTCTTTCAGGAACCTGGCGCATGTTGAGACGTTTCTGTCGAGCGAGGTCAACACGTACGATATTTTGAGATTTGACAGCCTCCTTCTGCTGAAAGGGGCGCTTGATAAACTGCAGGGGGAGAGAAAATGA
- a CDS encoding 50S ribosomal protein L23, whose product MKDPHDVILYPIISEKSYGAIDIHKYTFMVDPRCNKSEIKDAIETVFDVEVTGVNTMRTKGKPRGRGAIKGRTARGKKAIATLAEGQNIEFFESR is encoded by the coding sequence ATGAAGGATCCGCATGACGTGATCCTCTATCCGATCATAAGCGAGAAGAGCTATGGCGCGATAGATATTCATAAGTACACGTTCATGGTGGATCCACGTTGCAACAAGTCGGAAATCAAGGATGCCATCGAGACGGTATTTGACGTCGAAGTGACAGGCGTCAACACGATGAGAACGAAGGGCAAGCCACGTGGCCGCGGTGCGATCAAAGGCCGGACGGCGAGGGGCAAGAAAGCGATCGCGACTCTCGCGGAGGGTCAGAACATAGAGTTCTTCGAGAGCCGTTGA
- a CDS encoding 50S ribosomal protein L2: MGVKKYKPTSPGRRFASVSDFAQITRDEPEKSLTAPLKKTGGRNAQGRKTARHRGGGARRLYRYVDFKREKDGVPAKVAHIEYDPNRSARIALLHYRDGEKRYIICPDDLEVGDTVESGAGVDIKPGNAMPLGSIPPGAMVHAIELKPGQGAKIVRSAGASAQIMAREGGFVHLRLPSGEVRKIHTDCRATVGVVGNAEHELIRIGKAGASRHRGTRPQTRGAAMNPVDHPHGGGEGKSKCGRHPVTPWGKPTLGYRTRNKKKSSGKYIVRTKREK, translated from the coding sequence ATGGGCGTAAAGAAATATAAACCGACATCACCTGGCAGGAGATTCGCCTCGGTATCGGATTTCGCGCAGATCACGCGAGACGAACCAGAGAAGTCTCTCACGGCGCCGCTGAAAAAGACCGGGGGACGCAACGCCCAGGGACGCAAGACCGCCAGGCACAGGGGTGGCGGCGCCAGGCGGCTGTACCGATACGTGGACTTCAAGCGAGAGAAGGACGGAGTCCCTGCGAAGGTCGCGCACATCGAGTATGACCCGAACAGGTCGGCGCGCATCGCGCTTCTGCATTACAGGGACGGGGAGAAGAGATACATCATCTGCCCGGATGACCTCGAGGTGGGGGACACGGTAGAGTCCGGCGCTGGAGTGGACATCAAGCCGGGCAACGCGATGCCGCTGGGGAGCATCCCGCCGGGCGCCATGGTGCACGCGATAGAGCTCAAGCCGGGGCAGGGGGCGAAAATCGTTCGTTCCGCCGGCGCCTCCGCGCAGATAATGGCGCGCGAGGGCGGGTTCGTTCATCTACGCCTTCCATCGGGTGAGGTGCGCAAGATTCACACGGATTGCCGGGCCACGGTGGGAGTGGTCGGAAACGCGGAGCACGAGTTGATACGCATCGGCAAGGCCGGCGCGTCCAGGCATCGAGGCACGAGGCCGCAGACCAGAGGCGCGGCGATGAACCCTGTTGATCACCCACACGGCGGCGGCGAGGGAAAGAGCAAGTGTGGCCGCCATCCGGTGACGCCGTGGGGAAAGCCGACCCTCGGTTACCGAACCAGGAACAAGAAGAAGTCTTCGGGCAAGTACATCGTTCGCACCAAGAGAGAGAAGTAA
- a CDS encoding 30S ribosomal protein S19 → MSRSLKKGPYTDEKLLARVMEMNHRGEKVVLKTWSRRSTIFPEMVGHTIAVHDGKKHVPVYITESMVGHKLGEFAPSRTFRGHGGKLAKEKRARVR, encoded by the coding sequence TTGTCTCGTTCACTTAAAAAAGGCCCATATACGGATGAGAAGTTGCTGGCGCGGGTCATGGAAATGAACCACCGCGGCGAGAAGGTGGTTTTGAAAACGTGGTCGAGGCGCTCGACCATATTTCCGGAGATGGTTGGACACACGATCGCCGTACACGACGGGAAAAAGCACGTGCCTGTCTACATAACGGAGAGCATGGTAGGGCACAAGCTGGGGGAGTTCGCGCCGTCGCGTACTTTTCGGGGCCACGGAGGCAAGCTGGCCAAGGAGAAAAGGGCCCGCGTTAGATAG
- a CDS encoding 50S ribosomal protein L22, producing the protein MESKAVARYIRISPRKARLVVDAIRGKNLEAAQQTLDFSDRAAAKVISKVLRSAAANAENNNSSSPETLFVSRAYVDEGPTLKRFRPRAMGRATSINKRTCHITVILDEREPQKATPRRGKRRAAVTGKIKAAMGKDAHGKQAEVDQDAKPSRAGKSVDVDLKESAVEIESANAIETDVKEKGLPVEEKSED; encoded by the coding sequence GTGGAGAGCAAGGCAGTCGCAAGATACATAAGGATCAGTCCGAGAAAGGCCCGTCTGGTAGTGGATGCCATAAGGGGAAAGAATCTCGAGGCGGCCCAACAGACACTGGACTTTTCGGACAGAGCGGCCGCAAAAGTAATCTCCAAGGTGTTGCGCAGCGCCGCGGCCAACGCTGAGAACAACAACAGTTCAAGCCCGGAGACGCTTTTTGTCTCGAGAGCGTACGTTGACGAAGGGCCGACGCTCAAGCGATTCAGGCCTCGGGCGATGGGTCGCGCCACCAGCATAAACAAGCGAACTTGTCATATAACCGTAATCCTCGACGAGAGAGAACCTCAAAAGGCAACGCCCAGGCGAGGCAAGCGCCGCGCGGCGGTTACGGGCAAGATAAAGGCCGCCATGGGCAAAGACGCTCACGGAAAGCAGGCTGAGGTTGATCAGGACGCAAAACCTTCACGCGCTGGAAAGTCGGTGGATGTTGATCTGAAAGAATCCGCTGTGGAGATCGAGTCCGCCAACGCCATTGAGACGGACGTAAAAGAGAAGGGCTTGCCCGTCGAAGAGAAAAGTGAGGATTGA
- a CDS encoding 30S ribosomal protein S3: MGQKIHPYGFRLGVINDWKSRWIAGKEYPDLVLEDIKIREYLKRQLANAAVSKIEIERKARELSVDVHTARPGIVIGRKGSEVDKIRDDLSKMVGHDVSVNIIEVPVPDLDATLVARNIADQISGRVSFRRAMKRAVGNTMRLGARGIKVQCSGRLGGAEMSRREWYREGRVPLQTLRADVDYGFVEAKTTFGRIGVKVWIYTEDVIGKRKESRAMPASLGSARPSRPRASRRQEAPVKTTVVATPPAPQPPSDAPESLSADAAAPSRQEATE; encoded by the coding sequence GTGGGGCAGAAAATTCACCCGTACGGCTTCAGGCTGGGAGTCATCAACGACTGGAAATCCAGGTGGATAGCCGGTAAGGAGTACCCCGACCTGGTTTTAGAGGACATCAAGATACGTGAGTACCTCAAGCGGCAGCTTGCGAACGCCGCGGTCTCGAAGATAGAGATAGAGCGCAAGGCCAGGGAGCTCTCGGTCGATGTTCACACAGCCAGGCCCGGGATAGTCATCGGGCGCAAGGGCAGCGAGGTGGACAAGATAAGGGACGATCTTTCGAAAATGGTTGGGCACGACGTCTCCGTTAACATTATCGAGGTACCGGTTCCCGACCTTGACGCCACGCTCGTGGCCCGCAATATAGCCGATCAGATATCCGGAAGGGTGTCCTTCAGAAGAGCTATGAAAAGAGCGGTAGGCAATACGATGCGGCTCGGCGCCCGGGGCATCAAGGTACAGTGCAGCGGACGTCTCGGCGGGGCGGAGATGTCTCGCAGGGAATGGTACCGCGAGGGAAGGGTGCCGCTGCAAACACTGCGCGCCGACGTCGATTACGGCTTTGTCGAAGCGAAGACGACCTTTGGGCGCATTGGCGTCAAGGTTTGGATTTATACAGAAGACGTAATCGGCAAGCGTAAGGAAAGTCGCGCGATGCCCGCGTCGCTTGGATCCGCCCGCCCGTCCAGGCCTCGAGCGTCCCGCCGGCAAGAGGCGCCTGTGAAGACGACTGTTGTCGCCACGCCGCCCGCCCCACAGCCGCCGTCGGACGCGCCGGAGAGCTTGTCAGCAGACGCCGCGGCGCCATCTCGGCAGGAGGCGACAGAGTAA
- a CDS encoding 50S ribosomal protein L16, which translates to MLQPKKPPHRKVNRGRLKGKAKGGTRVNFGDYGLQSLESAWITARQIEAARIAMTRYIKRSGKVWINIFPHKPISKKPAETRMGSGKGNPEYWVACVKSGKVMFELAGVSEPVAREAMRLASHKLPVKCKFVKREE; encoded by the coding sequence ATGCTTCAGCCGAAGAAGCCGCCGCACAGGAAGGTGAACAGGGGTCGCTTGAAGGGAAAGGCGAAAGGCGGAACACGCGTCAACTTTGGAGACTACGGCCTTCAGTCTCTCGAGTCGGCATGGATAACCGCCAGGCAGATAGAGGCCGCCCGAATCGCGATGACGCGTTACATCAAGAGGAGCGGGAAGGTCTGGATTAACATTTTCCCACACAAACCGATCTCGAAAAAACCGGCCGAGACCAGGATGGGCAGTGGGAAGGGCAACCCGGAGTACTGGGTCGCCTGTGTAAAGTCCGGAAAAGTGATGTTCGAGCTGGCGGGCGTGAGCGAGCCGGTAGCTCGTGAGGCGATGAGGCTGGCGTCGCACAAGTTGCCTGTCAAGTGCAAGTTTGTGAAGAGGGAAGAGTAA
- a CDS encoding 30S ribosomal protein S17 — MAKRPLRRMRVGKVVSNSMDKTMVVAIESKVRHPLYGKTIKRTTKLYAHDEENQCGVGDIVQVMETRPLSKQKRWRLVSVIEKAR; from the coding sequence ATGGCGAAAAGACCGTTGCGCAGAATGAGAGTGGGGAAAGTAGTGTCCAACTCGATGGACAAGACCATGGTGGTTGCTATCGAGTCAAAGGTCAGACACCCGCTTTATGGAAAGACCATCAAGCGCACCACGAAACTGTACGCGCATGACGAGGAGAACCAGTGTGGCGTGGGCGACATCGTCCAGGTCATGGAAACGCGACCGCTGTCGAAGCAGAAGAGGTGGCGCCTGGTTTCTGTAATCGAAAAAGCCCGGTAA
- a CDS encoding 50S ribosomal protein L14 — MIQQETRVRVADNTGARAVLVIKTLGGSRRRYAYVGDIVVGVVKEAIPGSSVKRGEVVKAVVVRTKKERRRPDGSYIKFDENAVVLIDNQMNPRGTRIFGPVARELRQKNFMKIISLSPEVL; from the coding sequence ATGATACAACAGGAAACAAGAGTGCGAGTCGCGGATAACACCGGGGCAAGAGCGGTTTTGGTGATAAAAACGCTTGGCGGCTCCAGGCGGCGATACGCGTACGTTGGGGACATAGTCGTGGGAGTCGTCAAGGAAGCGATCCCCGGCTCATCGGTCAAGAGGGGCGAGGTCGTCAAGGCCGTGGTCGTGCGAACGAAGAAAGAGCGCAGGCGCCCCGATGGGAGTTACATAAAATTCGACGAGAACGCCGTGGTGCTCATCGACAACCAGATGAATCCGAGAGGCACGAGGATTTTCGGGCCGGTGGCGCGGGAGCTCCGGCAAAAGAATTTCATGAAGATTATCTCGCTCTCCCCGGAGGTGCTGTAG
- a CDS encoding 50S ribosomal protein L24, with protein sequence MKSMHIRKGDTVQILKGKDADKRGKVLKVDPVSCRVVIEGINRARKHMRPSQANPQGGVVDWELPVNASNVMLVCAGCDAPSRVKRLRSGGKSIIRSCKKCGREF encoded by the coding sequence ATGAAGAGCATGCACATAAGAAAAGGGGACACGGTCCAGATTCTCAAGGGCAAGGACGCTGACAAACGCGGGAAGGTCTTGAAAGTGGATCCGGTCAGTTGTCGGGTGGTTATCGAGGGCATCAACAGGGCACGCAAGCACATGCGCCCGAGCCAGGCTAACCCGCAGGGCGGGGTCGTAGACTGGGAGCTTCCGGTGAACGCGTCAAATGTCATGCTCGTGTGTGCTGGCTGCGACGCGCCGTCAAGAGTGAAGCGCTTGCGCTCAGGCGGCAAGTCTATTATCAGATCATGCAAGAAGTGCGGGCGGGAGTTCTAA
- a CDS encoding 50S ribosomal protein L5 has protein sequence MKQVEKETSRRVPRLKVDYEEEIAPALMERFELTNKLRAPRPVKVTVNMGIGEGTTNPKAVEAAAGDLAVITGQRPVIIKARRSVAGFKLRAGMIVGCKVTIRGDRMYEFLDRLLSIALPRVRDFRGLSRNSFDGHGNYSMGLSEQVIFPEIDYDKIDRVRGMDITVVTTARTDEEGEALLEALGFPFKTNQEAKVG, from the coding sequence ATGAAACAGGTGGAGAAAGAGACTTCGAGGCGCGTTCCTCGTCTAAAAGTGGATTACGAAGAAGAGATAGCGCCGGCGCTCATGGAACGGTTTGAATTGACAAACAAACTGAGGGCGCCTCGCCCGGTGAAGGTCACCGTCAACATGGGCATCGGCGAGGGGACCACAAACCCAAAGGCTGTGGAGGCCGCCGCCGGGGATCTTGCCGTCATCACCGGTCAGCGGCCCGTGATAATAAAGGCCAGGCGTTCTGTGGCCGGGTTCAAGTTGCGCGCGGGGATGATCGTAGGGTGCAAGGTGACCATCCGCGGAGACAGGATGTACGAATTTTTAGACAGGTTGCTGTCGATAGCGCTTCCCAGGGTTCGCGACTTTCGTGGGTTGTCGAGGAACTCGTTTGACGGGCATGGGAACTACTCCATGGGCCTGTCGGAGCAAGTTATCTTCCCTGAGATTGATTACGACAAGATCGACAGGGTGAGGGGAATGGATATAACGGTCGTTACGACCGCAAGAACCGATGAGGAAGGCGAGGCTTTGCTCGAGGCGCTGGGCTTTCCGTTCAAAACGAACCAGGAGGCGAAAGTTGGCTAA
- a CDS encoding type Z 30S ribosomal protein S14: protein MAKKALVEKQQKKQKYSTRRYNRCKRCGRSRAYFRKFGLCRICMREFAHNGELPGVTKSSW, encoded by the coding sequence TTGGCTAAGAAAGCCCTGGTAGAAAAACAGCAGAAAAAGCAGAAGTACTCGACGCGCCGGTACAACCGTTGCAAACGTTGCGGAAGGTCGAGAGCGTACTTCAGGAAGTTTGGGTTGTGCCGCATATGCATGCGGGAGTTTGCGCACAACGGTGAATTGCCGGGCGTGACCAAGTCGAGCTGGTAG
- a CDS encoding 30S ribosomal protein S8 — translation MTMTDPIADMLTRVRNASSARKDKVEIPASQTKIEIARILNQEGYIKRYEIVKNDGFDAIIVTLKYGPDRTGVIKGIKRISTPGLRVYARKDAMPRVLGGLGIAILSTSRGVMTEKQAGSIGVGGEVMCYVW, via the coding sequence ATGACAATGACCGATCCGATAGCGGACATGTTGACTCGTGTCAGGAACGCGTCGAGCGCGCGCAAGGACAAAGTCGAGATTCCCGCTTCTCAGACCAAGATTGAGATAGCGCGGATTCTGAATCAAGAAGGGTACATAAAGCGGTACGAGATAGTGAAGAATGATGGCTTCGACGCTATTATCGTCACGCTAAAGTACGGGCCGGACAGGACAGGCGTGATCAAGGGAATAAAGAGAATCAGCACCCCGGGCTTGAGGGTGTACGCGAGGAAAGACGCAATGCCGAGGGTGCTTGGCGGGCTCGGCATCGCGATACTTTCTACATCCAGGGGCGTAATGACCGAGAAACAAGCTGGGTCTATAGGAGTTGGCGGCGAGGTAATGTGTTACGTATGGTAA
- a CDS encoding 50S ribosomal protein L6 — translation MSRVGRMPVVVPTGVTVAVDGGVFRVKGPKGELRQDISDRIVIKQEAGQVLVARRTDAPYDRSVHGLTRTLIFNMVRGVTEGFEKVLEIQGVGYRAALKGSDIELQLGYSNPRTVSPPPGIVFEAPTPTRIIVKGIDKQLVGQVAANIRALRKPDPYKGKGVRYAGEEVRRKVGKAIK, via the coding sequence ATGTCACGTGTAGGCAGGATGCCGGTCGTAGTGCCGACCGGCGTTACGGTTGCCGTTGATGGCGGCGTATTCCGAGTGAAGGGCCCGAAAGGCGAGCTGAGACAGGACATCTCGGACAGGATAGTAATTAAGCAGGAAGCCGGGCAGGTTCTGGTGGCGAGGCGAACCGACGCGCCCTATGACAGATCCGTGCACGGGCTGACGCGCACACTTATATTCAACATGGTTCGTGGAGTGACCGAAGGTTTTGAGAAAGTGCTCGAGATACAAGGTGTAGGCTACAGGGCGGCCTTGAAGGGATCCGACATAGAGCTTCAGCTCGGATACTCGAACCCAAGGACGGTTTCCCCGCCACCGGGGATAGTGTTCGAGGCGCCTACCCCGACGCGCATTATTGTGAAGGGGATAGACAAGCAGCTTGTCGGCCAGGTCGCGGCGAATATCAGGGCGCTGCGTAAGCCTGATCCTTACAAGGGCAAGGGCGTAAGGTACGCGGGCGAAGAAGTCCGCAGGAAAGTTGGAAAGGCGATAAAGTGA
- a CDS encoding 50S ribosomal protein L18 has translation MSKRVVTKARTGRDRRRGSIRKKLSGTTQRPRLSVFRGNRTMNVQVIDDVRGITIVSASTLEKEFRAKGKMTGTSAAAALGEEIAKRAIAKGFSQVVFDRGGYKYHGRVKALADAARENGLVF, from the coding sequence GTGAGCAAGCGTGTAGTCACAAAGGCTCGGACAGGCAGAGACCGCCGGCGCGGCAGTATCCGCAAGAAGCTGTCGGGGACCACACAGCGGCCCAGGTTGTCCGTTTTCCGTGGCAACAGGACGATGAACGTTCAGGTTATCGATGATGTGAGAGGCATTACAATCGTGTCCGCCTCGACGCTGGAGAAGGAGTTCCGCGCGAAAGGAAAAATGACCGGGACGTCGGCGGCGGCCGCTCTCGGAGAGGAAATCGCGAAGCGCGCTATCGCGAAAGGTTTCAGCCAGGTGGTCTTCGACCGCGGAGGCTACAAATACCATGGACGGGTCAAGGCGCTTGCCGATGCGGCCCGCGAAAACGGGCTTGTATTTTAG
- a CDS encoding 30S ribosomal protein S5, giving the protein MNFEIQAEEIEEQVVHINRVAKVVKGGRRFSFTALVVVGDGKGWVGVGYGKAREVPLAIEKGFQKARKSMFQVPMAGQTITHQVEGKFGAARVLLKPASPGTGVIAGGAVRPVMEVSGIKDILTKSLGSDNRLNVIKATVNGLQSLRSPSEVARTRGKRVEEIRGRSVFDELEA; this is encoded by the coding sequence ATGAACTTCGAGATCCAGGCAGAGGAAATAGAGGAGCAGGTCGTCCATATCAACAGGGTGGCCAAGGTTGTCAAAGGCGGGCGCAGATTCTCGTTTACCGCCCTGGTTGTCGTAGGCGATGGCAAGGGATGGGTAGGTGTCGGTTATGGCAAGGCGCGTGAGGTTCCGCTTGCCATCGAAAAGGGGTTCCAGAAGGCCAGAAAGAGCATGTTTCAGGTGCCGATGGCGGGGCAGACCATAACACACCAGGTGGAGGGCAAATTTGGAGCGGCCCGTGTGCTGTTGAAGCCGGCTTCTCCCGGCACCGGCGTTATCGCCGGAGGAGCGGTGAGGCCGGTCATGGAGGTGTCGGGAATAAAAGACATCCTTACGAAAAGCCTTGGCTCGGACAACCGGCTGAACGTGATAAAAGCCACCGTGAACGGGCTTCAATCATTGAGGAGCCCGTCGGAGGTTGCCCGGACACGCGGAAAGCGCGTCGAGGAGATCCGTGGGAGGAGCGTGTTCGATGAGCTCGAGGCTTAA
- a CDS encoding 50S ribosomal protein L30 codes for MSSRLKVTLKRSLVGRPPDQRGTVRALGLKRIGHTVEKEDRPEIRGMIFKVKHLVEVEEVARGKAASGDEG; via the coding sequence ATGAGCTCGAGGCTTAAGGTCACACTCAAGAGAAGTCTTGTGGGCAGGCCCCCGGATCAGCGGGGCACGGTAAGGGCGCTGGGTCTCAAGCGTATAGGCCACACCGTAGAGAAAGAAGATCGGCCCGAGATAAGGGGAATGATATTCAAGGTCAAGCACCTGGTCGAGGTTGAGGAGGTCGCCAGAGGCAAAGCGGCGTCCGGGGATGAAGGATAG
- a CDS encoding 50S ribosomal protein L15, with protein MRLHNLKGAPGATSARKRLGRGHSSGTGKTAGRGHKGQNARSGSKSRVGYEGGQMPLYRRLPKLGGFTPRNRKVYSVVNVSELERRFEEDAIVDPATLAESGLIKKERMSVKILGDGELTMKLTVRAHAFTRGAVEKIEAAGGKSEVI; from the coding sequence ATACGACTGCACAACCTGAAGGGCGCTCCAGGCGCCACATCGGCGCGGAAGCGTCTCGGCAGGGGCCACTCTTCAGGCACCGGGAAGACGGCCGGCAGAGGCCATAAGGGACAGAACGCTCGCTCGGGCTCGAAGAGCAGGGTGGGATATGAAGGCGGTCAGATGCCACTGTACAGGCGCCTTCCCAAACTGGGCGGGTTCACGCCCAGGAACCGCAAGGTGTACTCGGTCGTGAACGTCTCCGAGTTGGAGCGGCGCTTCGAGGAAGACGCTATCGTGGATCCGGCGACGCTCGCGGAATCCGGGCTCATCAAGAAAGAGCGAATGAGCGTGAAGATTCTTGGCGATGGTGAGCTCACCATGAAACTAACGGTCAGGGCCCACGCCTTTACTCGTGGCGCCGTTGAGAAGATCGAGGCCGCTGGAGGAAAGTCCGAGGTGATATAG